The Odocoileus virginianus isolate 20LAN1187 ecotype Illinois chromosome 3, Ovbor_1.2, whole genome shotgun sequence genome includes a window with the following:
- the LOC110149931 gene encoding adhesion G protein-coupled receptor E4-like: MDIDCPNAFKGTIRDRNAVALITYRSLGDVLNGSFFSDRRGIKEVNLNSQVISGSIGVKEKVNLSKPVLLTFQHTQPGGGKRKYFCVYWKGSKDGGSWSTEGCAHLGSNESHTQCECSHLSSFAVLMALVPKDDPVLTMITYVGLSLSLLCLLLAALTFLLCRSIRNTSTSLHLQLSICLFLAHLLFLVGIDQTEPEVLCKVIAGVLHYLYLAAFTWMFLEGLHLFLTVRNLKVANYTSTGRFKKRFMYPVGYGVPALIVAVSATVGHKNYGTYTHCWLKLDKAFIWSFIGPVAFIILINLVFYFQVLWILRSKLSSLNKEVSTIQNTRVMTFKAISQLFILGCSWGLGFFLVEEVGKTIGSIIAYMFTIINVLQGTLLFVVHCLLNHQVQMEFKKWFSGVRKGIETESSEVFRSTTQVKMEKLEKSSEYFCKKDSASIQPPPGPHLISVSWFKTDN; this comes from the exons ATGGATATCGATTGCCCAAATGCTTTCAAAGGAACCATAAGAG aTAGGAATGCAGTGGCGCTTATCACATATCGATCTCTTGGGGATGTTCTAAATGGATCCTTTTTCAGTGATAGAAGAGGGATAAAGGAAGTCAACCTGAACTCTCAAGTGATAAGTGGCTCCATTGGTGTGAAGGAAAAAGTTAATCTATCAAAACCTGTGCTCCTGACTTTCCAACATACTCAG CCAGGTGGtgggaagagaaaatatttctgtgtcTACTGGAAAGGATCCAAGGATGGGGGCAGCTGGTCGACGGAGGGCTGTGCTCACTTGGGCAGCAACGAATCTCACACCCAATGCGAATGCTCCCACCTTTCCAGCTTTGCTGTCCTCATGGCTCTTGTTCCCAAG GATGATCCCGTGCTGACCATGATCACCTATGTGGGGCTGAgcctctctctgctctgcctcCTCCTGGCGGCCCTCACCTTCCTCCTGTGTCGATCCATCCGAAACACCAGCACCTCGCTCCACCTGCAGCTCTCCATCTGCCTCTTCCTGGCCCACCTCCTCTTCCTCGTGGGGATTGATCAAACTGAACCTGAG GTGCTGTGCAAGGTCATCGCAGGTGTACTGCATTACCTCTACCTGGCCGCCTTCACCTGGATGTTCCTGGAAGGGCTGCACCTCTTCCTCACTGTCAGGAACCTCAAGGTGGCCAACTACACCAGCACAGGCAGATTCAAGAAGAGGTTCATGTACCCTGTAGGCTACGGGGTCCCAGCTCTGATTGTGGCTGTATCGGCAACAGTAGGACACAAGAATTATGGAACATATACTCA CTGCTGGCTCAAACTTGATAAAGCGTTCATCTGGAGCTTCATAGGGCCAGTAGCATTCATTATCTTG ATAAACTTGGTGTTCTACTTCCAAGTTCTGTGGATTTTGAGAAGCAAACTTTCCTCCCTTAATAAAGAAGTTTCCACCATTCAGAATACCAG agTCATGACATTTAAAGCCATCTCTCAGCTGTTTATCCTGGGATGTTCTTGGGGTCTTGGTTTTTTCTTGGTTGAAGAAGTTGGGAAGACCATTGGATCGATCATTGCCTACATGTTCACCATCATCAATGTCCTACAGGGGACTTTGCTTTTTGTGGTACACTGTCTTCTTAATCACCAG GTGCAGATGGAATTCAAGAAATGGTTTAGTGGGGTGCGGAAAGGGATTGAAACTGAAAGCTCTGAGGTATTTCGCTCTACTACTCAAGTCAAAATG GAGAAACTGGAGAAGTCATCGGAATACTTTTGCAAAAAAGACTCTGCATCTATCCAGCCACCGCCTGGGCCTCACCTTATTAGTGTCTCTTGGTTCAAAACAGACAACTAA